A genomic window from Cryobacterium sp. SO2 includes:
- a CDS encoding M1 family metallopeptidase, whose translation MLLPTPAVYGSTSAGDPYLPASGNGGYAVDHYDLVLDYRVATNRLSAVATITAHALTRLDRFSLDLAGLSVDKVTVAGAAPVKVVHTARKLVLTPAVPLAAGESFEVVVRYRGAPHPVRSHWGELGWEELADGVLVAGQPSGAPSWFPCNDHPSDKATFRIQLTCEAPYTVVSNGPLVAKSTRSGRTTWTFDVREPMAPYLASVQIGRYRRHDIAAAPVAHTLFFPPSLARQSAVDFARLGEMIDVFSAAFGPYPFPAYAVVVTDDVLEIPLEAHGLGVFGRNHVDGLHGSDRLIAHELAHQWFGNSLTLTRWADIWLHEGFACYAEWIWAEASGGLTAHQSAVQHRAEVDRLPKNLIVSDPGPHDMFDDRVYKRGALALHAVRQAIGDEAFFTALRAYTRTHRHGSVTTEDLLGCFDVASGTRVADKIVARWVSSKSLPQLRPAVPAPLEPTA comes from the coding sequence ATGTTGCTACCCACGCCCGCCGTTTACGGGTCCACGTCCGCGGGCGACCCGTATCTGCCGGCGAGCGGCAACGGCGGCTACGCCGTCGACCACTACGACCTGGTCCTGGACTACCGGGTTGCGACCAACCGGCTCAGCGCCGTCGCCACGATCACCGCCCACGCCCTCACGAGGCTGGACCGATTCAGCCTGGACCTGGCTGGGCTCAGCGTCGACAAGGTCACCGTGGCCGGCGCCGCCCCCGTCAAGGTGGTGCACACGGCCCGCAAGCTTGTGCTCACGCCGGCCGTGCCGCTGGCTGCGGGGGAGTCCTTCGAGGTCGTGGTGCGCTACCGCGGCGCGCCGCACCCGGTGCGCAGCCACTGGGGCGAGCTGGGCTGGGAAGAACTCGCCGACGGCGTTCTCGTCGCCGGCCAGCCCAGCGGCGCTCCGTCGTGGTTCCCCTGCAACGACCACCCGAGCGACAAGGCCACGTTCCGCATCCAGCTCACCTGCGAGGCCCCGTATACGGTGGTGAGCAACGGGCCGCTCGTGGCCAAGAGCACCCGCTCCGGGCGCACGACCTGGACCTTCGACGTGCGCGAGCCGATGGCCCCGTACCTGGCCAGTGTGCAGATCGGCCGCTACCGCAGGCACGACATCGCCGCGGCGCCGGTGGCGCACACTCTGTTCTTCCCGCCGTCGTTGGCCCGGCAGTCGGCCGTGGACTTCGCCCGGCTGGGCGAGATGATCGACGTGTTCAGCGCCGCCTTCGGCCCCTACCCGTTCCCGGCCTACGCGGTCGTGGTCACCGACGATGTGCTGGAGATACCGCTCGAGGCGCACGGCCTGGGGGTGTTCGGCCGCAACCACGTGGACGGCCTGCACGGCAGCGACAGGTTGATCGCGCACGAACTCGCCCATCAGTGGTTCGGCAACAGCCTCACCCTCACCCGCTGGGCCGACATCTGGCTGCACGAGGGCTTCGCCTGTTACGCGGAGTGGATCTGGGCCGAGGCCAGCGGCGGCCTCACGGCGCACCAGAGCGCCGTGCAGCACCGCGCCGAGGTGGATCGGCTGCCCAAGAACCTCATCGTGAGCGACCCCGGCCCGCACGACATGTTCGACGACAGGGTGTACAAGCGCGGCGCGCTCGCACTGCACGCCGTGCGCCAGGCCATCGGCGACGAGGCCTTCTTCACCGCCCTGCGGGCGTACACCCGCACGCACCGGCACGGCAGCGTCACCACGGAGGACCTGCTCGGCTGCTTCGATGTGGCCTCTGGCACCCGGGTGGCCGACAAGATCGTGGCCCGCTGGGTGTCGAGCAAGAGCCTGCCGCAGCTGCGGCCCGCCGTCCCGGCGCCGCTGGAGCCCACCGCCTAG
- a CDS encoding Pls/PosA family non-ribosomal peptide synthetase, translating into MDAGHLAHPERTLVDILLATAEEHPTALALEDAAGALSYRRLVRLVNDQAVQLSRAGVRRGDTVGIRIASGTRELYLSILATLTVGAAYVPVDADDPEERARLVFGEARVVGVIGAGGRFAVREGLDAGVLTDRPLAAEEDPSLAHWGEPMPSPDDDAWIIFTSGSTGVPKGVAVTHRSAAAFVDAEAGLFLANEPIGPGDRVLAGLSVAFDASCEEMWLAWRNGACLVPAPRSLVRSGADLGPWLIAHGITVVSTVPTLAGLWPEEALENVRLVIFGGEACPPELAARISARGREVWNTYGPTEATVVACGALLDGSDPVRIGLPLDGWSLAVVDAAGQRVQAGETGELIIGGVGLARYLDAGQDAVKYAPHAGLGWERAYRSGDLVRFEPAGLVFVGRADDQIKLGGRRIELGEIDAALQALPGVAGAAAVVQTTPAGNQVLVGYLAPADADLAPGDAAGTAAAGFDLAAATEALRVALPAALVPLLVIVETIPTRTSGKVDRAALPWPLPSLTGDTAGADALSGTAAWLAEHWAAILGLPVVDADSDFFAYGGGSLSAAQFVSAIRERYPDTRVSDIYDHPRIGALAAELDGRTPPAARRIRTVLPTPARSGLLQSLLGVPLHLLVGARWLVYLAAANNVLAAAGASFAPTLSWWVVLAGFVLFVTPLGKMGLSVAAARLLLRGVQPGEYPRGGSVHLRLWLAEQVAHFVDAASLAGAPWISYYARLLGARIEPGVDLHSVPPVTGMLSIGERAAIEPEVDLAGYWLDGDTLRIGRVRIGAEALIGSRSTLLGGAKVGEGAEIEPGSAVSGRVPRGERWAGSPAARVGSARRSWPAERPPAARRWLLAYGAGSVSLTAIPAAAVLIVGLAVGDAGTLGSALGRAAWAVPAAVVAAGLFYAGAVIGAVRLLGLGLTDGHHPVRSRVGWQVWMTERLLDGARTLLFPLYASLLTPVWLRLLGARVGPGVEASTVLLVPSLTTIAPGAFLADDTMVACYELGGGWMRIGRAKIGRRAFLGNSGIAGPGRTVPRDGLVAVLSSTPRKAKRGSSWLGNPPARLRRRSTDIDEARTFHPPARLRLARSLWEVLRLVPVFVSAWIALGVLAALDALWLWAGPGVALLLAGFVLLGAGVVAAAVTTAAKWLLVGRIRATEHPLWSSFIWRNEVSDTFVEMVARPWFAQNASGTPALAVWLRSLGATIGRGVWCESYWLPEADLVTLAAGSSVNRGCVVQTHLFHDRIMQLDTVHIGAGGTLGPNSVILPAARIDANATVGPGSLVMRGERVPTDSLWSGNPISPWHRPPWKT; encoded by the coding sequence CTGGATGCCGGCCACCTGGCCCACCCGGAGCGCACCCTGGTGGACATCCTGCTCGCCACCGCCGAGGAACACCCCACCGCGCTCGCCCTCGAAGACGCGGCCGGCGCGCTGAGCTACCGGCGGCTGGTGCGACTCGTCAACGACCAGGCCGTGCAGCTGAGCCGGGCGGGCGTGCGGCGCGGCGACACCGTCGGCATCCGCATCGCCTCCGGCACCCGGGAGCTCTACCTGTCGATCCTCGCCACCCTCACCGTCGGCGCCGCCTATGTGCCCGTCGACGCCGACGACCCGGAGGAGCGTGCCCGGCTGGTCTTCGGCGAGGCCAGGGTCGTGGGCGTGATCGGTGCAGGCGGCCGGTTCGCGGTGCGCGAGGGTCTCGACGCCGGGGTACTCACCGACCGGCCGCTCGCCGCGGAGGAGGACCCGTCCCTGGCGCACTGGGGCGAGCCGATGCCCAGCCCGGACGACGACGCCTGGATCATCTTCACCTCCGGCTCCACCGGCGTGCCCAAGGGCGTCGCCGTCACGCACCGCTCGGCGGCGGCGTTCGTCGACGCCGAGGCCGGCCTGTTCCTCGCCAACGAACCGATCGGCCCGGGCGACCGGGTGCTCGCCGGCCTGTCGGTGGCATTCGATGCGTCCTGCGAGGAGATGTGGCTGGCCTGGCGGAACGGCGCCTGCCTGGTGCCCGCGCCCCGCTCGCTCGTGCGCAGCGGTGCCGACCTGGGCCCGTGGCTGATCGCGCACGGGATCACCGTGGTCTCCACAGTGCCCACCCTCGCCGGGCTCTGGCCGGAGGAGGCCCTGGAGAACGTGCGCCTGGTGATCTTCGGCGGCGAGGCCTGCCCACCCGAGCTGGCCGCCCGCATCAGCGCCCGCGGCCGCGAGGTGTGGAACACCTACGGACCCACCGAGGCCACGGTGGTGGCCTGCGGCGCCCTGCTCGACGGCAGTGACCCGGTGCGCATCGGCCTGCCGCTGGACGGCTGGAGCCTGGCCGTCGTCGACGCGGCCGGCCAGCGGGTGCAGGCCGGCGAGACCGGCGAGCTCATCATCGGCGGCGTGGGTCTGGCCCGCTACCTCGACGCGGGCCAGGATGCCGTGAAGTACGCCCCGCACGCCGGGCTCGGCTGGGAGCGCGCCTACCGCAGCGGCGACCTCGTGCGCTTCGAGCCCGCCGGCCTGGTGTTCGTGGGCCGCGCCGACGACCAGATCAAGCTCGGCGGCCGGCGCATCGAGCTCGGTGAGATCGACGCCGCCCTGCAGGCGCTGCCCGGCGTGGCCGGCGCCGCCGCCGTGGTGCAGACCACCCCGGCCGGCAACCAGGTGCTGGTGGGCTATCTCGCGCCTGCCGACGCCGACCTGGCGCCCGGCGATGCGGCCGGCACCGCTGCCGCCGGCTTCGATCTCGCCGCCGCCACCGAGGCCCTGCGCGTGGCCCTGCCCGCCGCCCTCGTGCCGCTGCTCGTCATCGTCGAGACCATCCCCACCCGCACCTCCGGCAAGGTCGACCGCGCCGCCCTGCCCTGGCCGCTGCCCAGCCTGACCGGCGACACGGCAGGGGCGGATGCGCTCAGCGGCACGGCCGCCTGGCTCGCCGAGCACTGGGCCGCGATCCTCGGGCTGCCCGTCGTCGACGCCGACAGCGACTTCTTCGCCTATGGCGGTGGCTCGCTCTCCGCCGCCCAGTTCGTCTCCGCCATCCGGGAGCGCTACCCGGACACCCGGGTGAGCGACATTTACGACCACCCCCGGATCGGGGCGCTCGCCGCCGAACTCGACGGCCGCACCCCGCCCGCGGCCCGGCGCATCCGCACCGTGCTGCCCACCCCCGCTCGCAGCGGGCTGCTGCAGAGCCTCCTCGGTGTGCCGCTGCACCTGCTCGTCGGTGCCCGCTGGCTGGTGTACCTGGCCGCGGCGAACAATGTGCTCGCCGCCGCCGGCGCATCCTTCGCCCCCACCCTGTCGTGGTGGGTGGTGCTGGCCGGCTTCGTGCTGTTCGTCACGCCGTTGGGCAAGATGGGCCTCTCGGTGGCCGCTGCGCGACTGCTGCTGCGGGGCGTGCAGCCGGGTGAGTACCCGCGCGGCGGCTCGGTGCACCTGCGGTTGTGGCTGGCCGAGCAGGTCGCCCACTTCGTGGACGCCGCCAGCCTCGCCGGGGCACCGTGGATCAGCTACTACGCCCGCCTGCTCGGCGCCCGCATCGAACCGGGCGTCGACCTGCACTCGGTGCCGCCGGTCACCGGGATGCTCAGCATCGGCGAGCGCGCCGCGATCGAACCCGAGGTGGACCTGGCCGGCTACTGGCTCGACGGCGACACCCTGCGCATCGGCCGGGTGCGCATCGGCGCCGAGGCCCTGATCGGCTCCCGCAGCACCCTGCTCGGCGGTGCCAAGGTCGGCGAGGGCGCCGAGATCGAACCGGGCTCGGCCGTCTCCGGCCGGGTGCCGCGCGGCGAACGCTGGGCCGGTTCCCCCGCCGCCAGGGTCGGCTCCGCCCGCCGGAGCTGGCCCGCCGAGCGCCCGCCCGCCGCCCGCCGCTGGCTGCTCGCCTACGGCGCCGGCTCGGTGTCACTCACCGCCATCCCGGCCGCCGCCGTGCTCATCGTCGGCCTGGCCGTGGGCGACGCCGGCACCCTCGGCTCCGCTCTCGGCCGTGCCGCCTGGGCCGTGCCCGCTGCGGTTGTCGCCGCCGGCCTGTTCTACGCCGGCGCGGTCATCGGCGCCGTGCGCCTGCTGGGCCTGGGCCTCACCGACGGCCACCACCCGGTGCGCAGCCGGGTGGGCTGGCAGGTCTGGATGACCGAACGCCTGCTCGACGGCGCCCGCACCCTGCTCTTCCCGCTCTACGCCAGCCTGCTCACGCCGGTCTGGCTGCGGCTGCTCGGCGCCAGGGTCGGCCCGGGCGTCGAAGCCTCCACGGTGCTGCTGGTGCCGTCGCTCACCACCATCGCGCCCGGCGCGTTCCTCGCCGACGACACCATGGTGGCCTGCTACGAACTCGGCGGCGGTTGGATGCGCATCGGCCGCGCCAAGATCGGCCGGCGGGCGTTCCTGGGCAACAGCGGCATCGCCGGCCCCGGCCGCACCGTGCCGCGGGACGGGCTCGTGGCCGTGCTCTCGTCCACCCCGCGCAAGGCCAAACGCGGTTCCTCCTGGCTGGGCAACCCGCCGGCGCGCCTGCGCCGCCGGTCCACCGACATCGACGAGGCCCGCACCTTCCATCCGCCGGCGCGGCTGCGCCTGGCCCGGTCGCTCTGGGAGGTTCTGCGCCTGGTGCCGGTGTTCGTCTCGGCCTGGATCGCCCTCGGCGTGCTCGCCGCCCTCGATGCCCTCTGGCTGTGGGCGGGTCCAGGCGTGGCCCTGCTGCTGGCCGGGTTCGTGCTGCTCGGCGCCGGCGTGGTGGCCGCCGCGGTGACCACCGCGGCCAAGTGGCTGCTGGTGGGGCGCATCCGGGCCACCGAGCATCCGCTCTGGTCGTCGTTCATCTGGCGCAATGAGGTATCCGACACCTTCGTGGAGATGGTGGCCAGGCCCTGGTTCGCGCAGAACGCGTCCGGCACCCCGGCGCTCGCCGTGTGGCTGCGGTCGCTCGGCGCCACGATCGGGCGCGGCGTGTGGTGCGAGTCGTACTGGCTGCCCGAGGCCGACCTGGTCACCCTCGCCGCCGGCAGCAGCGTCAATCGGGGCTGCGTCGTGCAGACGCACCTGTTCCACGACCGGATCATGCAGCTGGACACCGTGCACATCGGCGCCGGCGGCACTCTGGGACCCAACAGCGTGATCCTGCCGGCGGCCCGCATCGATGCCAACGCCACCGTGGGACCGGGGTCGCTGGTGATGCGCGGCGAGCGGGTACCGACTGATTCGCTGTGGTCGGGCAACCCGATTTCGCCCTGGCACCGGCCGCCGTGGAAGACTTGA
- a CDS encoding DMT family transporter has product MVFGFLGVLAFSFTLPLTRVAVSQLDPLFVGAGRAVVAGLLAALVLAGLRQRFPRGRQWLRLAVVAAGVIAGFPILTSYALQSVPAAHGAVVIGLLPAATAVVAVLRARERPSARFWLASGLGVAAVIGFVALTAGGLSSLHPADLLLVGAVVLAAVGYGEGALLSRELGSWQTICWALLVALPVMLPLMLVGLGSGWPRADAPAWLAFAYLAGVSMFLGFFAWYRGLAIGPIARISQIQLVQPVLTIVWATLLLGERLDLIVLVGAFAVILCAATAVRARIR; this is encoded by the coding sequence CTGGTCTTCGGCTTCCTCGGCGTGCTCGCGTTCTCGTTCACTCTGCCGCTCACCCGGGTGGCCGTGAGCCAGCTCGACCCGCTGTTCGTCGGCGCCGGCCGGGCCGTCGTGGCCGGCCTGTTGGCCGCCCTCGTGCTAGCCGGGCTGCGGCAGCGTTTTCCGCGCGGCCGCCAGTGGCTGCGCCTGGCCGTCGTGGCCGCCGGGGTCATCGCCGGCTTCCCGATCCTCACGTCTTACGCGCTGCAGAGCGTGCCGGCCGCGCACGGCGCCGTGGTGATCGGGTTGCTGCCCGCCGCCACGGCCGTGGTCGCGGTGCTCCGCGCCCGGGAGCGGCCATCCGCGCGGTTCTGGCTGGCCAGCGGCCTCGGGGTGGCGGCCGTGATCGGCTTCGTGGCGCTCACCGCCGGCGGGCTGAGCAGCCTGCACCCGGCCGACCTCCTCTTGGTGGGCGCCGTGGTGCTCGCGGCCGTCGGATACGGCGAGGGCGCGCTGCTCTCGCGCGAACTCGGCTCCTGGCAGACCATCTGCTGGGCGCTGCTCGTGGCGCTGCCGGTGATGCTGCCGCTGATGCTGGTGGGTCTCGGGTCCGGCTGGCCCCGGGCGGATGCGCCGGCCTGGCTGGCCTTCGCCTACCTGGCCGGGGTGAGCATGTTCCTGGGCTTCTTCGCCTGGTACCGGGGTCTGGCCATCGGGCCGATCGCCCGGATCAGCCAGATCCAGCTCGTGCAGCCGGTGCTCACCATCGTCTGGGCGACGCTGCTCCTCGGCGAAAGGCTCGACCTGATCGTGCTCGTCGGCGCGTTCGCGGTGATCCTCTGCGCGGCGACCGCCGTGCGCGCTCGCATCCGCTGA
- a CDS encoding PLP-dependent aminotransferase family protein produces the protein MKEDSTQQSGMDGESAHLAIERRLRHLAATRPAGERLPSTRTLVLEHAASPLTVQRALQRLVLEGLVETRPGTGSFVARRHGVHRADFGWQTTALGTARTGADSIGAALASAGPGVISLHSGYPAEELLPTRLVRAALVRAARTSTAVERAPLAGLPELLTWFAAELAPAGASAVAPPTADDVVITPGGQSALSSIFRALAAPGDAVVMESPTYWGAMAAARQAGLRVVPIARGAAAPAAADLDDALGASGARLFYAQPHFANPTGALWSSAERAAILAVVRARGVYLVEDDWAHDFGIDAEVVPLAADDANGHVVYVRSLTKSLSPAIRVGAVVARGPALARIQADRTVDDLYVSGILQAAAVDVLTDPGWRSHLTRLRGSLRDRRDELARQVRGQLGADALELVPRGGLNLWVRTADGVDMPDLARRSRAAGVLFSPGDDWFPAEPTGSFLRLNYSRARPEIFEDAVATIARLLP, from the coding sequence ATGAAAGAGGATAGCACCCAGCAGAGTGGGATGGACGGCGAATCTGCCCACCTCGCCATCGAGCGTCGACTCCGGCACTTGGCCGCGACCCGGCCGGCCGGCGAACGACTGCCGTCCACCCGCACCCTCGTGCTCGAACACGCGGCCAGCCCGCTCACCGTGCAACGCGCGCTGCAGCGGCTGGTACTCGAGGGGCTCGTCGAGACCCGGCCGGGCACCGGCAGCTTCGTGGCCCGCCGGCACGGGGTGCACCGGGCCGACTTCGGCTGGCAGACCACGGCGCTGGGCACGGCCCGCACCGGCGCCGACTCGATCGGCGCCGCCCTGGCCAGCGCCGGCCCCGGGGTCATCTCGCTGCACTCCGGCTACCCGGCCGAGGAACTCCTGCCCACCCGGCTCGTGCGCGCGGCACTGGTGCGGGCGGCCCGCACGAGCACCGCGGTCGAACGGGCTCCGTTGGCGGGGTTGCCCGAGCTGCTCACCTGGTTCGCGGCGGAACTGGCGCCGGCCGGGGCCTCCGCCGTCGCCCCGCCCACGGCCGACGACGTGGTCATCACGCCGGGCGGCCAGAGCGCGTTGTCTTCGATCTTCCGGGCACTGGCCGCGCCGGGTGACGCCGTCGTGATGGAGTCCCCCACCTACTGGGGCGCCATGGCGGCGGCCCGCCAGGCCGGGCTGCGGGTGGTGCCGATCGCGCGCGGGGCCGCTGCGCCCGCCGCCGCCGACCTCGACGATGCCCTCGGTGCCAGCGGGGCCCGACTGTTTTATGCCCAACCGCACTTCGCCAATCCCACCGGCGCGCTCTGGAGCAGCGCCGAGCGCGCCGCGATCCTGGCCGTCGTCCGTGCGCGCGGCGTCTATCTCGTCGAGGACGACTGGGCGCATGACTTCGGCATCGACGCCGAGGTGGTGCCGCTCGCCGCCGACGACGCCAACGGCCACGTCGTCTACGTGCGCTCGCTCACCAAGAGCCTCTCCCCGGCCATCCGGGTGGGCGCCGTCGTGGCGCGCGGCCCGGCCCTGGCCCGCATCCAGGCCGACCGCACCGTGGATGACCTCTACGTCAGCGGCATCCTGCAGGCCGCCGCGGTCGACGTGCTCACCGATCCGGGTTGGCGCAGCCACCTCACCCGGTTGCGTGGTTCGCTGCGCGACCGCCGCGACGAGCTGGCGCGGCAGGTGCGCGGCCAGTTGGGGGCGGATGCCCTCGAGCTGGTTCCCCGGGGCGGCCTCAACCTGTGGGTGCGCACGGCTGACGGTGTCGACATGCCCGACCTCGCCCGCCGCAGCCGGGCGGCCGGGGTGCTGTTCTCCCCCGGCGACGACTGGTTCCCCGCCGAACCGACCGGCTCATTCCTGAGGCTGAACTACTCGCGGGCGCGCCCCGAGATCTTCGAGGATGCAGTGGCGACCATCGCGCGCCTGTTGCCCTGA
- a CDS encoding MarR family transcriptional regulator, whose product MQTPRQTGQADPTEQDGLVDALVQAAFTTMAVLNRVAAENDLSLTQLRVLAILRDRRLRMAGLADYLGLEKSTMTGLVDRAEKRGLLERAASPQDGRAVDVFLSADGAELTERLYGEVLRSLAPMTDALGAVDQRRLRLLLERMLGTSAA is encoded by the coding sequence ATGCAGACACCGCGGCAGACCGGGCAGGCCGACCCCACCGAGCAGGACGGGCTCGTCGATGCGCTCGTGCAGGCGGCCTTCACGACGATGGCCGTGCTCAACCGGGTGGCCGCCGAGAACGACCTCTCACTCACCCAACTACGGGTGCTCGCCATCCTGCGCGACCGTCGGCTGCGGATGGCCGGGCTCGCGGACTATCTCGGTCTGGAAAAATCCACCATGACCGGTCTCGTCGACAGGGCCGAAAAGCGGGGCCTGCTCGAACGGGCCGCCAGTCCGCAGGACGGCCGGGCCGTGGACGTGTTCCTCAGCGCGGACGGTGCGGAGTTGACCGAGCGACTCTACGGCGAGGTGCTGCGGTCGCTGGCGCCGATGACGGATGCGCTCGGCGCCGTCGACCAGCGGCGGCTACGCCTGCTGCTCGAGCGGATGCTCGGGACGTCAGCCGCGTGA
- a CDS encoding zinc-binding alcohol dehydrogenase family protein — MKAAVVSSFDTAPRYQEVPTPDAVGGTGMVVDVLAAGLHPRVRSQADGSHYTSTAELPLVPGIDGVGRGPDGVLRYFVLPDTTLGSMAEQTVIDIRRSIVLPDGSDPIAVAAAMNPAMSSWLALRRRMQFPVGASVLVLGATGSAGQMAVQITKRFGADQIIAAGRDAGRLAGLPALGATRTVSLEGDAEAVAERIGRAAADVDVVIDYLWGPPTAAAMTAMVTRRADHGRPLTWIEIGSVAGADASIPSAALRSVPLQIIGSGQGSVSNRGILTELPALVEALAGGSFDIDARTVPLADVEQAWADAAHTAQRIVLVP; from the coding sequence ATGAAAGCCGCCGTCGTCAGTTCCTTCGACACCGCACCCCGCTACCAGGAGGTGCCCACCCCGGATGCCGTCGGCGGCACCGGCATGGTGGTGGATGTGCTCGCCGCCGGCCTGCACCCCCGGGTTCGGTCCCAGGCCGACGGGTCGCACTACACGAGCACGGCCGAACTGCCGCTGGTGCCCGGCATCGACGGCGTGGGCCGCGGCCCCGACGGCGTGCTGCGTTACTTCGTGCTTCCCGACACCACCCTGGGCTCGATGGCCGAGCAGACCGTCATCGACATCCGTCGCAGCATCGTCCTGCCCGACGGCAGCGACCCCATCGCGGTCGCCGCGGCGATGAATCCGGCCATGTCGTCCTGGCTCGCCCTGCGCCGGCGAATGCAGTTCCCGGTCGGCGCGAGCGTGCTGGTGCTCGGAGCCACGGGCAGTGCCGGCCAGATGGCCGTGCAGATCACGAAGCGGTTCGGCGCCGACCAGATCATCGCGGCCGGGCGCGACGCGGGCAGGCTGGCCGGCCTACCCGCCCTGGGCGCAACCCGGACCGTGTCGCTGGAGGGAGACGCCGAGGCCGTCGCCGAGCGGATCGGCCGGGCCGCCGCCGACGTGGACGTCGTGATCGATTACCTGTGGGGGCCGCCCACCGCCGCCGCCATGACCGCCATGGTCACCCGGCGTGCCGATCACGGCCGGCCGCTGACCTGGATCGAGATCGGCTCCGTCGCCGGCGCCGACGCGTCGATCCCCTCGGCCGCGCTGCGCTCCGTTCCCCTGCAGATCATCGGCAGCGGCCAGGGCTCGGTCAGCAACCGGGGCATTCTCACCGAGCTGCCCGCCCTCGTCGAGGCGCTGGCCGGCGGGAGCTTCGACATCGACGCGCGCACGGTGCCGCTCGCCGACGTCGAGCAGGCCTGGGCGGATGCCGCGCACACGGCCCAGCGCATCGTTCTCGTGCCCTAG
- a CDS encoding response regulator transcription factor, with amino-acid sequence MIRVMIVDDQEMIRAGLRTMIDAHPELSVVAEVGDGLAAIGLLDPDAVDVVLLDIRMPGIDGVETTRRIRAVYPSSVVRILILTTFEQDEYVLTALRAGADGFLGKGASRTELTEGILAVAGGDHALSSAAVNALVEHVSLPVAMPSDPAAVARFVELTQREREVVTLIVEGLDNADIAARIFVSPFTVKTHANRAMMKSGTQNRAQLVSLAVQAGIHS; translated from the coding sequence ATGATCCGGGTGATGATCGTCGACGATCAGGAGATGATCAGGGCCGGGTTGCGCACCATGATCGACGCGCATCCGGAGCTTTCGGTGGTGGCGGAGGTCGGTGATGGTCTCGCGGCCATCGGGCTCCTCGATCCCGACGCGGTGGACGTGGTCCTGCTGGACATCCGCATGCCCGGCATCGACGGGGTCGAAACGACCCGCCGGATCCGCGCGGTGTACCCGTCGAGCGTCGTGCGCATCCTGATCCTGACCACCTTCGAGCAGGACGAATACGTGCTCACCGCGCTCCGGGCCGGAGCGGACGGCTTTCTCGGCAAGGGGGCCAGCCGCACAGAGCTGACCGAGGGGATCCTGGCGGTGGCCGGCGGTGATCATGCGTTGTCGTCTGCCGCGGTGAATGCACTGGTCGAGCATGTCTCCCTGCCCGTCGCGATGCCCAGCGACCCGGCTGCCGTGGCGCGTTTCGTGGAGCTCACCCAGCGGGAACGGGAGGTCGTGACGCTGATCGTCGAGGGCCTGGACAATGCCGACATCGCCGCACGCATCTTCGTGTCGCCGTTCACCGTGAAGACGCACGCCAACCGGGCCATGATGAAGTCGGGCACCCAGAACCGGGCCCAGCTGGTGTCCCTCGCCGTGCAGGCAGGCATCCACTCCTGA
- a CDS encoding histidine kinase, which produces MTRQPHQIRAPRLPRAPRRPMGARGGAVLQIVTTVIMGLAILVELVMVVQAGFPLGGVVAVITMSAGVGLIYRFPYPALALVAAAPLVAAILGWAPISNWSIACFAAFLLTLRGLSGFLTGAVIAAANLASVWIVSGTLNPAVNAEASVAGFAAAATAAAGSAVRESRRYWRELERRTADAIATRAAAVDRSVAEERLRIARDLHDSIGHEIAVVNMHLGAAEVHLPPEAQASRADLAAAQRSVQAVLRETQQILRILRVGSEADDLAPTPEHGRIPALIESYRQAGLTVEATLGDLSLPLPPQVSAAAYRITQEALTNAHKHGTGTVSVRLGTTDPGALIIEVVNMRRPGATGSALGGGHGLVGMQERAASIGGRVDVQSDESLFWMTATLPSNGGNA; this is translated from the coding sequence GTGACCCGCCAGCCCCACCAGATCCGCGCCCCGCGCCTGCCGCGCGCGCCGCGGAGGCCCATGGGAGCACGGGGCGGCGCTGTTCTCCAGATCGTCACCACCGTCATCATGGGTCTGGCCATCCTCGTCGAGCTGGTCATGGTGGTGCAGGCGGGCTTCCCGCTCGGCGGAGTCGTCGCGGTCATCACCATGAGCGCCGGCGTCGGCCTCATCTACCGGTTTCCCTACCCGGCCCTGGCGCTCGTCGCCGCGGCCCCGCTCGTCGCCGCGATCCTGGGCTGGGCACCGATCTCGAACTGGTCGATCGCCTGCTTCGCCGCGTTCCTGCTCACTCTCCGGGGGCTGTCGGGGTTCCTGACCGGCGCCGTCATCGCCGCGGCGAACCTGGCGTCGGTCTGGATAGTGTCGGGCACGCTGAATCCAGCCGTCAACGCCGAGGCATCCGTGGCCGGGTTCGCGGCCGCCGCCACGGCCGCGGCGGGCAGCGCGGTGCGCGAATCCCGGCGGTACTGGCGCGAACTGGAACGCCGCACCGCCGACGCCATCGCCACCCGGGCGGCGGCCGTGGACCGCAGCGTCGCCGAGGAACGTCTGCGGATCGCCCGCGACCTGCACGACAGCATCGGCCATGAGATCGCGGTCGTGAACATGCACCTGGGCGCGGCCGAGGTGCATCTGCCGCCGGAGGCCCAGGCCAGCCGGGCCGATCTCGCCGCCGCGCAGCGTAGCGTTCAGGCCGTGCTGCGGGAAACCCAACAGATCCTGCGGATTCTGCGGGTCGGCAGCGAGGCCGACGACCTCGCCCCCACCCCCGAACACGGCCGGATTCCCGCGCTCATCGAGTCCTACCGGCAGGCCGGCCTCACGGTGGAGGCCACACTGGGAGACCTGTCGCTCCCGTTGCCACCACAGGTGAGCGCGGCCGCGTACCGGATCACCCAGGAAGCCCTGACCAACGCCCACAAGCACGGCACAGGGACGGTGTCGGTGCGGCTGGGGACCACGGACCCCGGAGCGCTGATCATTGAGGTGGTCAACATGCGACGCCCCGGCGCGACCGGTTCCGCCCTCGGCGGCGGGCACGGGCTCGTGGGCATGCAGGAGCGCGCCGCTTCCATCGGCGGCCGGGTGGATGTGCAGAGTGACGAGAGCTTGTTTTGGATGACGGCGACCCTGCCGTCGAATGGAGGGAACGCATGA